The genomic interval TGCTGCCTtagcactcattgttgaatttgtgatttccaacttgttgtgtaatgtttatgtccaatggccaatgagcactgatacgttttatctatcattTCAAATGACAAGGATTGagaaggatttgccagtagattgttgacctgatgcatgatgatgactgcttgtcagctaagattttgaaagtttgtccaatcagtccaatcaaagctatggtagatTTAACGCGATTTGACGTAATTTTGTCttagccaatgaccttgagcctttttGGATGGGcatttctaatgtaaatctatggcagcacccaaggggcttgacaTTTCGAGCTCTACCCATAGATTTTgctgtgacgtagtgtccccatgagtgacagaacactgggccaatcacagcacaactagagaacattaccaacccctacgctccgtattttatGCTGGCTGCCccgccaccacagaaagcactaagctgcaacacctgcattttggagctgccttactcaagaaagcaaaaacgagaccatgtttgtatgcgactttattaacttgttatggctgcagggggcgtattgaataactggaaaaaggtgcccattttcaaacggcctcttactcaatttttgctcgtacaatatgcatattattattactattggatagaaaacagtctctagtttctaaaaccgtttgaattatttctctaagtggaacagaactctttttacagcccatttcctatccggaagtgagatttccaaaagcgatgtctctcttcaagaccttgtctataaaagggcatgtcacttaggactgtagaaacacgtcatacgccttcccctgggtgtcatgcggaagtgagagcagaaatgacttgattatctcgtcctgggattgaacacaacctcttggagtgagaagtgcgcactttattttttttcctgggcgcgaagttggaccttgactcggctcctggaaaaccctcgttaaaggtgaatatgatctccggcttcgattttatttgatacatgtcacaatatcatcctaaagtatgttttttcaatatagtttaattatattattgaaatttattctggactttagaggtgatgcgtcgcaagaattggttcaagaaagagaggttagcaccgcacggccagtgtgcttgctaattcaagagggaaatcgttcgttctggatcgaaataaagacggttctgaacaaaggaccccttggagaacattctgatggaagatcaacaaagataaggacccaatttgggatgctttttcatatatctgtcgaactgtgctatcgctaccgtttgactagaatcaatgctgctgtgtgctagctattgtagtaagctaatataacgatatattgtgttttcgctgtaaaacacttcaaaaatcggaaatattggctgtattcacaagatatttgtctttcattagctatccaccatatatttgtctgaaatgttttatgatgagtaattaggtagttgacgttggtgtctgtattttctctggctactcccgtgcgatttctgactgtagctgtgatggtggctatgatggtagcagtaatgtaaaactgatttatagctaaaatatgcaaatttttcgaacaaaacatagatttattgtgtaacatgttataggactgtcatctgagggagttttttctaggttatttaggttggttctaggttggttctaggttagttaggttagctttgtgcatgctaattgcatgctaccgttgctgtgaaaaatgtctgtctgtcttttgtatttggtggtgaactaacataaatatatgtggtgttttcgctgtaaaacacttcaaaaatcggaaatattggctgtattcacaagatctttgtctttcattagctatccaccatatatttttctgaaatgttttatgatgtgtaattaggtagttgacgttggtgtctgtattttctctggctactcccgtgcgatttctgactgtagctatgatggtagcagtaatgtaaaactgatttatagctaaaatatgcacattttttgaacaaaacatagatttattgtgtaacatgttataggactgtcatctgaggtagttttttctaggtcatttaggttggttctaggttagttaggttggcttgtgcatgctacttgtatcctacttgtgctgtgaaaaatgtctgtcctcttttttttttggtggtgaactaacataaatatatgtggtgttttctctgtaaaacatttaaaaaatcggacatgttggctggattcacaagatgtttatctttcaaatgttgtattggacttgttaatgtgtgaaagttaaatatttaaaaaaaatagattttgaatttcgcgccctgcacttgagctggatgttgtcataggtgtaccggcgtcgggcttgcagccataacaggctTGCAGCCATCAatgcttttttttaaactttgtttgcaaactgatatgtgacacgtattaatgtcaAAATAGGCAAAAAAGCAACGTAAAAATCTAACCATGGGGCTGAAAACAGATTGAGCTCTGTTCCAGCTGCCTTGAATGACGTGTCACCACTGCATGTATTTagaaattatagacaagttgactaacaaatagcctaccaaaatgtcagAAATTAGAAGTAAAAACTGCAaatgtttaaatgtatgtaatggactgattacatttatttttatataaaaaatatatcatGACACGGAACAATATGGTATTACGTATTATAAAATGAGTAATAATACCTGACAGCAATACAAAGTAAATCATCATTGAACACATCAGGAGAACTTGACCCAAGAGCTAAAAATATTAAAAAGCTGTTATCAGTATTATTAATGTTAGTTGCTGATCAAAGTAAGACTATTGATGTTATAAAACATCTGTATGTGGCAAAATCCCATAGAAAAAGATCTAAATAAAACTAAAGATAGTAAACACATTGGTACACAAGAAAATAAGATTTTTTCCTCCtgattctcttcagtccaggatctgtggtgcttctcttcagtccaggatctgtggtggttctcttcagtccaggatctgtggtgcttctcttcagtccaggatctgtggtgcTTCTCTTtagtccaggatctgtggtgcttctcttcagtccaggatctgtggtgcttctcttcagtccaggttctgtggtgattctcttcagtccaggatctgtggtgcttctcttcagtccaggttctgtggtgattctcttcagtccaggatctgtggtgattctcttcagtccagggtctgtggtgattctcttcagtccagggtctgtggtgattctcttcagtccagggtctgtggtgattctcttcagtccaggttatGTGGTGCTTCACTTCAGTGGGAGATTCCCCTCACATTCTGAAAGAAGACATACTGAAGTAGCACTCCCACTAAACATtttatacgcacacacacacacacacacacacacacacacacacacacacacacacacacacacacacacacacacacacacacacacacacacacacacacacacacacacacacacacacacacacacacacacacacacacacacacacacacacacacacacacttactgccAGGGTGTCATACTCTGGTGACCTGGTCCTCATGTTCAAAGGTGTGTACGTATCACTGTTAGGGTCAGGATGGACACTCTGTgggcagaaagagaaagagagcgagaaagagagagcgggagagaaggagagggagggagagagagagagagcgggagagaaggcgagagagacagagacagagagagagagagagagagagagagagacagagagagagactgaaacacTAGTCTTTCCATCATTTTCTCTAAACACATTCAAATATAAAACACCAACACACTCACAAACAATCAACATGAATGATAAGAGACTTACTGCCAGAGTGTCGTAGTCAGGGGACGTGGTCCTCATGTTCAGAGCTGTGTACGTGTCACTGTTACAGTCAGGACGGAcactctgtggagagagagagagagaggtaacaatGAAAATAGTACGAAAGAGACTGTCGTGACACTGTTAGTCCGGACGGAcactctgtggagagagagaggtaacaatgaaaatagtatgagagagactgtcatgtcactgttagtcaggacggacactctgtggagagagagagaggtaacaatGAAAATAGTATGAGAGAGACTGTAATTTCACCGTAAATGAATGAAAACGGAGTTATAACCCCCTGGGTGCACATTTAGTTTGTTGCCCCATTAAGACACAGCTGAAAGCCTGTTGCAACTAATAGAATCACctgtgtgtctgctgtggcaTCACTTCCTCCTGTGGATCTCCTGTAATGAGGGACAGAGTGAGTTCTGCTCTGTAAGTAAGTAAGTTTATATGTTACTAAtacatctttatttaactaggcaagtcagttacaaacacattcttattttcaatgatggccttggatcagtgggttaactgccttgttcaggggcagaacaactaaACTTTATAttttcagctctgggatttgatcttgcaaccttttgggtacaaattcaacgctctaaccactaagctacctgccgtaCCAGGAAGCCTAACTGTTAAGGGCGTTGTGCCAATAAATGAATGACAGAATGAAGTTAGTAACAAATCAGTGTGAAAGAATAATACAAACATCCATTTTAACTCACCTGAACCACATgagtccagagagacagaggatgagaaccagaacAACCACTATGATTCCTACAGCTGCAGTCAGAACTGATGACTGTTTCTCTAAAAGATAATGTAGATGATACGAGTGCTGGCATGTTATAAACTGAAAATAAACGTAGTACAGGACAATAATACAATGTTTGTTAAGGGATCTCATCTCAACGTATATATAATTAAAAAACATTATAAgccaaagtgtaattattaaTATTAGTTTGAAACGTTGTTTTGTATTGAAATATATAAGATGAAACTTCACCTGGTAAAATGATCATCAGAGCTGTAGAGTTCCTAGATCCTCTTCCATTCCAGGCCTCACAGTGGTAATGTCCATTGTCCTTAGACTTGAACTTACTTATGTTGTAGATCTGTCCAAATCCATTTAGAAAAGTCTCATTTTGAAagtaccaggtgtatttgtccacaggtgggttggcatcactgctgcaggtcagagtcactgaactgccctccactatttcaccagagggactgactgacactgaggtgttcttTGGGCCATCTGGTGGACAATATGTGACAATAGTGTTTTAAATAGTGTTTTACTTGTAATTGAAATATGAATTTAAATGTGATCCTCTGATCAAAAGATGAGGTTAGGTGTACTAACACTGAACGTCCACAGACACAGAAGAAGAGTTGAGACTCCCATATATACTCTCAGCCTCACAGTAGTATTCTCCACTGTCCTCAGAGTTAATGTTGGTGATGAGGAAGGAGTTTTCAGATCCTGTCAGTGAAGCTCCAttcttcttgtaccaggtgtatttgtccacaggtgggttggcatcactgctgcaggtcagagtcactgaactgccctccactatttcaccagagggactgactgacactgaggtgttccTTGGACCATCTGGTGTAAAAtacattgtatttatttatagcaACACTTGTGTTTACATTTTACGGGTGAGTTTGAAATAATTtataaattataataaattattaaTTCAGAGTAAAATAAATTCTGAAACAGAATCACTAAAAATAATGATGACATTGTGGTAAAGCACATTCAGGGAAATGGATgagtcacgatcgtgtggagagacggaccaggACGCAGCGTGAttggagttccacatctttatttttaGTGAAACTTAAAATAAACCAAGAAACAAACAACAACCGTGCAGCACTGAGGTGCAACATGCACTCActcaaaaacaatatcccacaaagcaggctcctaaatatgatccccaattagaggcaacgattaccagctgcctctaattgggaaccatacaaaccagccacatagaaaataaatgactagaacacccccctagtcacactctgacctaaacaccatagagaaccgagggctctctatggtcagggacTGACAGGATGTTACACACTAAAATATTGATTGatagatatacactgctcaaaaaaataaagggaacacttaaacaacacaatgtaactccaagtcaatcacacttctgtgaaatcaaactgtccacttaggaagcaacactgattgacaataaatttcacatgctgttgtgca from Salvelinus alpinus chromosome 2, SLU_Salpinus.1, whole genome shotgun sequence carries:
- the LOC139551942 gene encoding B-cell receptor CD22-like yields the protein MYFTPDGPRNTSVSVSPSGEIVEGSSVTLTCSSDANPPVDKYTWYKKNGASLTGSENSFLITNINSEDSGEYYCEAESIYGSLNSSSVSVDVQCPPDGPKNTSVSVSPSGEIVEGSSVTLTCSSDANPPVDKYTWYFQNETFLNGFGQIYNISKFKSKDNGHYHCEAWNGRGSRNSTALMIILPGESVRPDCNSDTYTALNMRTTSPDYDTLASVHPDPNSDTYTPLNMRTRSPEYDTLAGVELESTRLVIRYPDRWMQRTPPSPQRTNPIGLNTSSAPQYTSTG